In the Glycine max cultivar Williams 82 chromosome 19, Glycine_max_v4.0, whole genome shotgun sequence genome, AAGTTGATCCAAACAGGGTTTTAGGGGCACTTCAAATAGGCTCAACAAAACTAAATGCAACAGCACACAAAAACATCAACAATGAAAGAATCTACTACAACGATAAGATTCCTGTAGGAGGGGTTCAGAATCACATAACTTCCTAAAACAAGAGAGCATGCGTGGATAAAACAAGAGTTCTGTTATGCCACcacatatacaatttttttctttatttttacttttatatataatataagaagTTGATACATCAATGTTAAGATGAAACATAAGTGGACTCACGATGTTTTCTACCATTCTCACAAAGGAACGCGAAACACAAAcaaaaccagaaaaaaaaaattaatcaaactcttataaaaaaaaatctgataaaCCATAGAATTTCCCAAGGGAAATCCAAAACTCTCGAGCAAACGAACAATCTGAGGATCAGTAGCATCATAAAGAACAAACACGTggcaaaaacaaacaacaacgaACACGCGagagaataaaacttgaaaaactgCAAAATCGGCTTGAGGATGCATCAGAAACAAACAGGCTGAAACTGATGAAGCGAGTGCATACCGAAAGCCAAAGAAAGAGAAAGCGTATGATCGTCAGCAAAATTCTCACAGAAGCAGGGAAACGAATAAACGTCAGAATACGGAATTGATAAAGGAGAACCAACCTGATAAACGTGGCTGAGGAATCGGAGAGGAGACGGCGCCGTTTGAGTGACGATCTTAAACACGCAagatgagagagagagttgcagaggaagaagaagaagaagaagaaaggtgtAGGGAAATGGGTTTGTTTGTTGTGAGAAGGAGACAATGAAATAAAGCGGCTGGTAGCAGCaataagaaatgaaaaggaaaatgaaaaaaacaagaGGAGGAGAAATTCCCTTCCCACGTTCTTACCGGTTACCGATGCAACTCGTATGCTGTTAACTCCTTTCATAATTTTCAGTTCCTCTTTATTAAACTACAATGATCATAATTAATGCTTCCATTTTGATCATAATTAACTCCACTGACTGACTAAATGAGTCTGAGTTAAGTAGAATATTTGTAGTTTAGATTTggcaattaaaaacaataataaactaTTTAAGTTTAGCTTATTTATTCAAACGagttcaattaaaaatttgagtttaacttgtttaagaaaaataaaataaaacttttgagtttaactgaatttttttataacttggttattttttatgacaatttttcttatattatatgTTAACTTATGttgaatatgaaaataaaaaaatacagaaatcAAGATTAATAAATCATTGACAAAATTGAATTATAaccgaatcaaaattaattatgagattAAAAAGATGCAAACTAACAGAAATTAAATGTGTGTAATTAACTAAATAtgttgataaaagaaaaaataagtccatatatatatatatatatatatagtttgcaCTTCATGAAACATGTGAAGTGTACTTTTAGTTCATACATAATACAACTGAATTCGGCTTGAAACATAAAGTAATAAGCATATAATTGATGCTTAAACATGTTTAAAAGGTATGATTATCAATTCTACCatactatattatatatagaatTATGCTATATAAATTTATGAGGAGATTTTTCTCATCCACATAATCTAATTTAATTTGACTTGAATTAATTGAATACTCATTATAATGTGTGAAATATCATGTTCGGAgcgggaaaaaaaatattttttaaccccAGAAATAGATTATAACTTTagagttttaattttgatatttgttagtataaacatatttatattatgacaattaaaataaagttaagtatattttttaagttattataacaaaattcaacaaattttaattatataaaaaattatacttggaTGATACAATATATTctacttaaaaatcatatattaataGTTTTAATAAGGTGTCACATGAAAACTTGCTTGCACACTAGTTATAtgaaaaagtaattacatcaataaatttcttttttgttttgctatGAATGTAATTTTAGTTACTCAGAATGTCTTAACTAAGAAAAGTTTTAgtgaaaaaaggaaataatttaCGCTaacattttgtttaattatgattttgagcAGTAAAAAAACGTTGAGATGAAGATACATTCAGCACATGGTCCTCATGTTGAATATATATGTATCTTCCGAATTATGTCTGGTTGACttcaacaaaagaaaagttCATGGCCCTGTTCGTACAATTGACGGGTGGAAGTTATTCTTGtgggttttaatttaattactgtGCCTACCTTCCTTCACAATGATCGACACGTTCTTTGGTTGCAATATTCCGGCCATGGCATGTGGACACAATGCtttattacttattaaaaaataaatttaaagcaTTTAACTCAATAAAGTAAAATccccttcttcttttctttcccttgAATCCCATCCTTCTTTTGAGCATAATGTTAAcaatataaaggaaaaaaaaaagaagaaacgcAAATTTTGACTTTAACATTGATAAAAATCAACTCTAGGGACAAAAAAGGTAGCATGTGGTAAATGAATAATATATGATGCACTATTGCACTGCAAGGAAAAGGACCTAATTCACAAAGAACAATCCAACAATGAGAGCATATGCAATGGGTCTGGCTTGGGTAATGCTTCGATcgacaatatttatttataggcAGCATTAGTTCACCAGGTCCCCACTAGCTTTTTCATTTGCGAATTTGAAATGTGCTCACTGCTTAGTGGTACACGAATTTAGCCGATCAAACAAAGAGGGGGGGACACATGTGAGTATTTCACCATATAATTTCAAAGAAGCatcttaaaaacaacaaaagatgcattctcatttctttgaaaaacaaatgcATGCTTTTTATGTTAGCCCTACGACCACTATTTACTTTGTATTTATCGGTGGTTGGCGTATTTCAACATTAACTAAAGTATGGAAACTGTGCTTTAATTTATACATCAGGAGAGCAAATGTTAGATTagttaattaaatgaattagcATAAATTAGTTATTAGAGATTTTTATAATACCAAATTGATGAAAATTGTATGGACTTTGCTTTATGAGTGGCTCATGATGATTAAGTCACTCAGTTTTAGTAGTGATAATAACTTCTTTTACaccatattttttcttaatgcactcttctatatttttgtattttttttttctcgtgtTGGAAACTCGTGTGTATATTCGTGTTGGATCATAGCATAGGTTAAGCCTATACACTAAGGATTAAATTAATGTGAGAAGTTGATTAATTGTGCAAGTTTGTGTTCTTTAATGTCCATTGTGTGTTTTATATATTGTCTCGttgtaaagtttaaaaaatgtatCCACTTGcgaaaatattattgaaatgatattgatggtcaattcacaaaacaattgaaaattttatcttCCATGTAATGtatgttttatgtttatttgtttataattagagcccatttgaaatgaaaaatctGTTATAATTAAGATTTAACATTGATTGTGAATCGTTTGAGATAATGAGTAAATCTTGTAATGTTCTCGTCAAGTAATTAAAGTTCATCGACTATACACAAAGATGAATGACATACTCTCCAAAATTAGTTGTGAAATTTTGAATCTCTTGACTTTGCATAGAAGTATTTGCTAAGTTAATAAGGATATTGTTGTCCTTTTATATCATATAAACTTTCCTCCTATAATTCAGAAAAGTTTGATTCTTACTTTTCCATACTGCAAGATAAATCGAAtgaattaatcatattatttaataaaagtgtAATGTTAGAATTATTgcttaattataatattgtatTCAATAAACTTGtgaatttactttttattcactataaatataattttttccacACCATCAACCAATTaaagttattgttattataattttcaagataattatgataaaaattaataaatttattataccaACCATCATACGATTATATGATTAGATGATGTTACAAAAATCTTttgcattattaattattagtatataccctgtttattctaaatttataactcaaaagttaaataaacaaataaaataaggtTCGATGGTATTATTTTAGCATAGATCGTACAAATAAATTGTctaaaatgataatttgtaaaaaaaaaaaaaacgattgTGACACCATTTCTGAacgagattgaaaaaaaaaagtgacagcCCTTTTTATCTTATAAGTATCTTCTAAGTCAATGAAGTCACACACACTAATGACTAACCCATAAAGCAGCGTAATTAAGACCACAGCTTGCACTGTGCGGTGCAGTGATAATCATGAATGACTCGTACACGTTTTCCTGGGGACGTTCACGAGTTTATTTTCtcaacaattaaatcaaatcggGCTAGATATCTGTTCGGGACTCGTTTAATTTGGAGTGCTACGCACTTCAATTTCCAACCCCTTTCGTGAATACTATTTGTTGGACCTTAGAGTTGACGTGGTTTGGTTACACGACAATAACAGATTGGTACAAGATCATGACCATAAAGAGAGGCAAGTAAAAACAAGATCATGAGAAATTGCTGCACGATCAATGGAAGCAGGGTCCCTCCACCATTGGACTTGGTAGTGTTATATAGGTGAATATTATTATGAGTTAGATAAATCTCTTAATCTTGATTATTATTCTAAGGGAGAGGGAGTGGTTGGTTGCTAGTTGCTATATGACTTGTGATTCAACTGGTGGATGCCTTTCTTGTAGGAAAAACAATTGTTGTGCCTTTTGTTACGGAATCCAATGCCAATGGATGGTTACGCTACCTGTTTCCGGTCTTCAAATGACTTTGGTGTTTTTAGACTTTAGTTTTAAGGTGACAGTTGAGACTTGAGAGGAAGTGATTGCTAGCAAGAACTTGCAAACTTGAATTCTACTTCATATTTGGTTGGACCCTAGTATTTATGCCTgcaaatgaattaaataagcCTCTTGTTCCTAGGCATTTTAATCCTTTTGTATTGTTCAGTGCACTTACTTGACGGGCAAGTGCAAACAATgatgtataaatttaaattgtataaaaataatttaattgtaatttttaccTTCATAGAGTTTCATTGTGTTGCAGATTGTGCTtctacataatttatttttttgaattcttGCCTCCAAAGGTTTAAATGTAGTAAATTTTGTCATTTCATCAATCACTTCCACTTTTGTTAGTGAATAATTGATGTGGTAGCATTGACTATATGTGGTATTAGCATGGATTGATATCATGATAATAATGTGGCATTGACGAGATTACATGACATTAGGGgataaaatatacaatattatgaaaaatatgacGGTGAATGTGTGATATTGTGAAAATGAGACAAAATCATATTTGAATGTAGGCTTAACATCAAGaaacttaaaacatatttaaactattaaattttatacgagttttaggttaaattgtaattttgattttttataatttttaattcgtTGTTTTGCAACTTAAAACATAAGTGTAGGAATTAAAGACATGTTTGGAGTGGCtgtgagtttttattttttttattttcaaaataaaatgtgtttaacaaaaatgaagctaaagtaattttaaaacattttttgaaatacttttatgttcattcaaaatcaagaaaaaagtttatgaatttgatttttagtttaaaaaatacatttttcacaCTTgagaatgttattttttgttgggATCACCATTATCATCATTACCAATATCATCTTCATTCTAGTCATAATTAGTTATCACTGTCACAATCACAACAGTATCACCACCATCATTATCATCAATATCACTATAATCATAGACATTGTTACCACCGTCATCACTATCATCGTCATTATTGGTATCTCTCTACCATCACCTTTACtaatattatcattatcaccacataaaaatacttttaaactaattttaatatgatatgaaaacttcaaaataattgtatttgaaaataatcatgttttaaaaactatttaatttttttaaaaattaaaactaaaagttgattgttatttttaaaaattatgaaattcaaaactaaaaataccACAGTGAGgacctaaaataaataatattgaattagttacaaaaatttaaataaaactttaaaatattttagagacttatttatttattttttagtattagaGACTAAAATACAGCGATATACaaatttaataactaaattcaccatttatttatttttaaaaattttaaacaatccaGTCAatcaattttgacaaaaacaaaacacgATCATGGCTGAAGCAAGCAAGAAAGAAGCTGTTGGAGTTCATAGTTGTTACAGGCTGGACGGTGTAAGAGTCTTGTGTGTTCAGTTTAACAAACCGATCAAGCTGTCGTGTGGTGTACCCACTGATCTGTAACCGTGGTctcgacaacaacaacaacaacaacactattGTTCAGAACATAAAAGATCCCAAATAACAAGACCACACACCATGAGTGTCATCGACATTCTCACCAGAGTTGATTCCATTTgcaaaaagtacgacaaataCGACGTCGAAAAGCAAAGGGACTCCAATCTCTCCGCCGACGATGCATTCGCCAAACTCTACGCCTCCGTCGACGCCGACATCGAGGCCTTACTTCAGGTCACACTttccttcattctttttcaaattcattacTAAATGAGCGAATTTGTGCCCTAATTCATGAGaattttcgatttttttttcatctcccAAACATGTGTGACAATGTGTGGAATCAATTTTGTGCAGAAAGCAGAAACCGCTGACAAGGAGAAAAGTAAGGCATCCACTGTAGCGATCAATGCCGAGATTCGTCGAACCAAGGCTAGATTGTTGGAGGAGGTTCCCAAGTTGCAGAGATTGGCTATGAAAAAGGTTGGAACTATGAATTGCATTCAATACATATGATATCTGCCTTAGCTCCGGTTGATTGAATTCGTGAAGTATTGTGATTGTGAATTGTCAAAAAATCTTGTAGCTGGCACTTTCAACTGAAGTGAAGACGCAAATTCATGATTTATGCAGTTATAAAGATATCTAGCTAATAACATGTTATCTGAAAATATTAGTTGTTTACTTTTGTtgagttttataataaaatttggcAATGAAAAGACAAGTTAAAAACAACATGTTCAACTTCTAGGAATGGAGTAGATTTATTGTTGATTCTGTATGTAGTTCTGACTACTTCCAGAAACTGTTGACTTATTTTATTTGGCATGTATGTTCTCTCAATAGCTTGATTGGAATTTTTAAGAATTAGTGACTTACTGGCACTGGCATGCAAATGCTCTATATTAATAGGGTTATACATTTGTCCAATGAATCGTACGATGTGTTCGCAGGTAAAGGGGCTTTCATCACAAGAATTTGCTGCCCGAAATGATTTGGCTCTTGCATTGCCGGATAGGATTCAAGCTATCCCAGATGGGGCCCCTGCAGCACCCAAACAAACTGGAAGTTGGGCAGCTTCAGCTTCACGTCCTGGAATTAAATTTGATTCAGGTAATTGAAGTTATCCGTGTCTCATTATAGTTTATCAATGGGAGACATTGTAATTGATGGTCCTCCATTCATTTTTGTGTATCATGTCAATTCCAGATGGGAAATTTGATGATGAATACTTCCAACAAACTGAAGAATCAAGTCGATTCAGGCAAGAGTACGAAATGCGTAAAATGAAACAGGCAAGTAACTTTTAGCAGTTGCGACCAGAAAGACTGACAGTTTTTTCTATCGTCTTTTGCATGATATATACATACGTACATACATACATagatatatacatacatacatatatatatatgttgaatgTTGTTCTAGACATGGTTTCAAATCTAATTATGTGGACCATTTTTAGGATCAAGGTTTGGATATGATTGCAGAAGGATTGGATACTTTGAAAAACATGGCACATGATATGAATGAGGTCAGATTCCTGTTGTatttgtctttctttctttttgtgtttattttcccACATTTAAGTTCATTATTTATGTACCAAATACAGGAACTGGATAGACAAGTTCCACTGATGGATGAGATCGATACTAAGGTGAGATTTGTGAATTTCTGCCTGCACCCTTGAGCCGAAAAACATGGAAAGGAAATCAAAGTTTTCAAAACTGGAATTAGTAAAGTTAATAGGGAACGGTTTTTTGTTGTCGTTACAGGTGGACAGGGCATCTTCTGACCTTAAAAATACCAATGTTAGACTTAGAGACACAGTGAACCAGGTTTTTTAACTGCAACTCTTAGTCTTAGATTTTCATCAATTTCCAGTTGCATCAGTGACAGATTTTGAGAGTCTTATATGGTTTTTTGTTCTGATCCAGCTTCGATCCAGTCGGAACTTTTGTATTGATATTGTTTTGTTGATTATAATTTTGGGAATTGCTGCTTATTTGTACAAGTAAGGTTCCTATCTCTTTTCTACAGATAAAAATATATGCTAGTCTCTACTCCCTTCTCTTGTGTGGATTTATAGCTCAGTTCATATTCTAGTACTGCCTTGTGTGCCTCTTTTTTACCTGAATACTGGAAATTTGATTGTGTGGATTATGGAATATTTAAATCTTTCTCCCAATGTAGACTTAAAAACGTCAAATTTCATTTCATGACCTTAAGCTGTGTCTTAGGTTAGAAATTGGTGTTGGTTTCTTGATAAAAAGCATTCATTGCATGTTCCTTTTAGAGGGCATTTTTTTCTGGCCTTTAGGGTATGAAAATTCATTCCTGAGAATATTATGATGGGAATGATATTCTTGGGTGTTTTGAATATAATGTGTTTGGTTACCAATTAAAATTCCTGGAAATCTTTTTTGAAATTCCTAGgagtaattaaaatgtttttggtTTACAATACACATTTCTAGgaatatattttacaattatCAAATTGCCCCTATTATCGAagatattatcttttaaaaaagaaattgaagatatTATCTAAATATTATGCTTTCATAcagttaatataaaatatgttgtgttcattttttaaatattattttagaggACTCTATCTTTTTTAATATGCAGTAGTAATAGTATTcgttctttttagtttttttaatatatttattggttGGTAAAATTACTGGTAAGTGGTAACATCAAGATACAAAATAACAGAAATACAGTTATTTTGGTTACTTtgtattatgattattattattactgtttGGATTTTGAAACACAATAGCCACATTGATAATTATTCTGCAAACCACATCGTCAAATTGCTACATAGCAAGATATTGGCATAGCCATAAACAGAGTGCAAAGGGGAGCTACCCTAGATGAGTCATACCAACATTTGAATACATGCCTGCCATAGAACAAGGGGAACTAGAGCGGAAACCGGAGATTTGAGGAGAAGTTTATGCGGGACATACGAGGGTATTTTAGGAGTTctgaaaaaaagttttattctcACTACTATGCATGGGAATGCATCTTTCCAGACCTATTGTGAGGGAATGAAAATCCGTTGCCACTTGGGAACTCTTTTTTTCCCCTGAGAATGACTTATACCagggaataatttttttctaaactcCGATCAAACAGGAATATTTATTCCCTAACCTGTATTCATGACAATGCAGCCTTTACTGTATAAATTATTCTCATTATATTCCCTTCCTAGTACAGCCCCTTTTCTTAGTTTTCTGAAATGCAATTCTCGTTTGTCTTCTTTGTGATCCATATCAAGATATCTTTTATCTCtgcaataataaaaatactagAATTCTTTGCTTTAATCGGGGGAAGTTTTGGTCTGCTTTAAGTTTGATTAGGCATTCCTTTGAAATTAAAGGAGTATATATGTTTATGCAAGGCTTTATTTTATACATCCAAAAGGGGAGAAGCTCAGTTTTATATAAGTGCGTTgattatatgtttttgttgacaAATGTTTTTCTACACCTATTTAATGGTGATCtagttaataataattagtcTACCAAATACTTGTGTGATTGTTTCATTTCCATTGCTGGCTTATTGCATAAGAACTTATCTACCGAATCTAGAACTTTAATTTGAAATGGTTATTAGCAACCTTCCGACCAAATGAATTTCTGACTTCTGAGAAGTTAGTAATGATACCAACAGATAAAAAAGCTTAACTACATGTGTAGGGATCATATTAATGTTGTCTTTTGATTTGTTAACCTTGGTTGATGTCTTTATTTTCCACGTATTCACTTGTATtctctattttaaatataaaaataaaagttacagTATGAATCAATTTTCAAAGGCTATGTTGTTGAAATATTGTGTCCCGTCtatacttaatatatatatatcaaattgaaCCATTTTTTAACTGAAATCCTCAAATTTCTGAGGTGGTTGGTTCTTGTTTCTTTCTTGATAGCATCGTCCAGATTTTTATTTAACATCATGAGTTTGAATTGAGATGGCTTTACTAGTCTTGTGTGTTTCCTTTTGCTTCTTGAGATACCTTCTCTGAGTCTGACTTGCCGTTCTTTTATTGCAGTGTGCTAAAGAAATGATACGGCATAGAAGACCATGGGATCAATTTGTATGGCTTATCTGTATTTCTTGTATTTTCTTCGTAATATAGTGGTGTAGCTCGCgtctgatttttttaaaactatattttgGAACTTGTCTTGCTACTTGAGAGATGCACTTGTCCTTTATAAACCGACTCTATATGCCGCTATATTATGTCAAACTGTATAGATTTGTACTTGTGTAACATACTAATTCAATGTTTGCCTTGAGGATATTTCAAGTAATCTATTTTCATTTATCCTGTGTTTGAATcaggaattttaaaattttaaggaatttgaaatgtctagaatttgaattgctttgattttaatttcctttatttttcaaacaaatgctttgtttggataaatcaattcaaatttcttttattttaaattttttgtttggatagggtaatttaattttctttatatgcaaaatttcaattttatattttaaatatattaaattttaatattaaactttatagaaaataaacacaatctaaatttgaaatattaatttaaaaatattttcaatttttaataatttataaatacaaaatattgatacTTTTAATTAGGGTTGTTTTATCTTACCATAaccaatgatatttttaaatcgATATCAACCAAGGCTATTTTTCGATCGACATCAAATAAGgctttttttgtcaaagtatgcCGGAAATATTTGTCAGTTGACATCAGTCGGGGTTATTTTTTGGCTAACGTTGATTGAGTCTATTTTTCAGCCGGTGTTGGCTAGATATTTTTACCAATGTTGATTAGGGTTTGTTTGACCGACACCAGCTAGGATCTTTTCGAACAACATTGACCAAGACTATTTTTAGCCAACGTCGGTCTAAAAAATCCTAGCAGacgttgacaaaaaaatctatcCAATATTGGTCAACGTTGGCCGAAAAATCCCTAGTcgaagttggctaaaaaatagccctGACCAATGTCGGACAAAAAACCCTACCCAACATCGGCTATAAAATAGTCTTGGTTGGTTTTgcctaaaaaatagctttgacCGATGTCGACCGAAAAAACTTTAGTGGATGTCGGTTGTAAGAACCTAGTCGATGTCGattaaaaatagtaatgtcTGATGTCGGTCAAAAATACCTAGCTGGTGTTAGCAGAAAAAACCCTAAgtaacatcaaccaaaaaacctagctaatgtggttaagaaatagctctGAGTGATGTCAGTCAAAAAACCCTAGTTGATCTCAGCAAAAAAATCTTAACCGACGTCggctaagaaaatctagttgacatcaACCAAAACACCCTAGCTAACATAAAATAACCCTAGTCGATATTGGCTAAAAATAGTtttggctgatgttggctaGAAAAACCTAACtgatgtcggctgaaaaaccctaacaggtatctactcaaaagttagtcatgatcgatgtcagtagaaaaaatctagccaacgtcggccaaaaaaatcattggtcaacatcaaTTGAAAAAACCTGGATGACAACGACCAAAAAAATCCTTGGCCGACGTTAGCAAAAATTTCCCATGACTGACATCagtgagaaaataaccctaaccaacaCCATCTCAAAAAAAATTTAGCCGATATCggcaaaaaatagctttggttgacatcataaaaaaaaattctgacgAAAAAACCTCAACCAACAtcaatgaaaaacaacttatgtcgATATCGATCGTAAAAACTTTGGTTATCCGTAGTTGTGAGTGTTGAACGAGAAAGAGTCGCGAGCAAAAACGTGAGTTAGAATCAGCATCtctgaaaaaataatttcaaattctatattttttgagagaatttgaaatctcactgttttagtcaatcaaaatgattcatagaaatactaaaaattaaatctcttttcaaatactctatccaaacaaactattttatcatgaatcattttaaattccttgaaaaaatgaatttccatgttaaattgtttcatccaaacacactattagCGTGGAAGACAAAAGGGGATTCTAGAGGTTGAACGAAATAGAAATTAGCGACCTAAAATCACGATGAGGCTAAAATGCAATAAATGGATTGGTATTcattttaggtttaaatatgttaaatgatttagataaatgatcgaattttatttttggtccctaataaaaaaaatttgttgttgagtttctaatatattaaaatttttattttgagtctCCATTGTTAGTTAGGTGATGCTCTGACACCATTACAATCGCTGATAATGTTGAAAAGATCAATTTATAAGATAACATGTCATTACTTAACTTACAGCAGAAActcaaactaaaaaatttaatatattgagaactcaaaacaaaatttaattattaatcaggaaccttatatatatttaagttttaattttattttcattt is a window encoding:
- the LOC100804155 gene encoding syntaxin-71 isoform X1, with the protein product MSVIDILTRVDSICKKYDKYDVEKQRDSNLSADDAFAKLYASVDADIEALLQKAETADKEKSKASTVAINAEIRRTKARLLEEVPKLQRLAMKKVKGLSSQEFAARNDLALALPDRIQAIPDGAPAAPKQTGSWAASASRPGIKFDSDGKFDDEYFQQTEESSRFRQEYEMRKMKQDQGLDMIAEGLDTLKNMAHDMNEELDRQVPLMDEIDTKVDRASSDLKNTNVRLRDTVNQLRSSRNFCIDIVLLIIILGIAAYLYNVLKK
- the LOC100804155 gene encoding syntaxin-71 isoform X2, yielding MSVIDILTRVDSICKKYDKYDVEKQRDSNLSADDAFAKLYASVDADIEALLQKAETADKEKSKASTVAINAEIRRTKARLLEEVPKLQRLAMKKVKGLSSQEFAARNDLALALPDRIQAIPDGAPAAPKQTGSWAASASRPGIKFDSDGKFDDEYFQQTEESSRFRQEYEMRKMKQDQGLDMIAEGLDTLKNMAHDMNEELDRQVPLMDEIDTKVDRASSDLKNTNVRLRDTVNQLRSSRNFCIDIVLLIIILGIAAYLYNKILA